A genome region from Labilibaculum antarcticum includes the following:
- the nagB gene encoding glucosamine-6-phosphate deaminase → MQVIILPDYNTISKWTANYIVRRIDLFNPTADRPFVLGLPTGSSPLGTYRELIKLHDEGKVSFKNVVTFNMDEYMGLTENHPESYKSFMWNNFFSSVDIPEENVNILNGNVSDAKKECIRYEEKIKAMGGIDLFLGGIGFDGHIAFNEPGSSLDSRTRVKTLTYDTRIANSRFFGNDINAVPKYALTVGVRTVMDAREVIIIVNGHNKSRALKKAIEDGVNHMWTISALQLHANGKIICDEDATLDLKVSTYKYFKSIGKEYSDPSCLWGSHFDLLSNV, encoded by the coding sequence ATGCAAGTTATCATTTTACCCGATTATAATACCATTTCTAAATGGACTGCAAATTATATTGTTCGCAGAATTGACCTGTTTAATCCCACAGCTGACCGACCTTTTGTTTTAGGTTTACCTACAGGTTCATCACCACTGGGAACATATAGGGAACTAATTAAATTACATGATGAAGGGAAAGTATCTTTCAAAAATGTAGTAACCTTTAATATGGATGAATACATGGGACTTACAGAAAATCATCCAGAGAGCTATAAAAGTTTTATGTGGAATAATTTCTTTTCATCAGTAGATATTCCAGAAGAGAATGTGAATATACTTAATGGAAATGTTTCAGATGCAAAAAAAGAATGCATACGGTATGAGGAAAAGATAAAAGCAATGGGAGGAATTGATCTCTTTTTGGGTGGAATTGGTTTTGACGGACATATTGCCTTTAATGAACCTGGATCATCTTTGGATTCTCGAACTCGAGTAAAGACACTAACTTATGATACACGAATAGCCAATTCTAGGTTTTTTGGAAACGATATTAATGCAGTGCCGAAATATGCATTAACAGTTGGGGTTCGTACAGTAATGGATGCCCGAGAGGTGATAATTATTGTGAATGGACACAACAAATCAAGAGCCTTGAAAAAAGCAATAGAAGATGGCGTAAATCATATGTGGACTATTAGTGCCTTGCAATTGCATGCTAATGGGAAAATTATTTGTGATGAAGATGCTACGCTCGATTTAAAAGTTAGCACCTACAAGTATTTTAAAAGTATAGGAAAGGAATATTCTGATCCAAGTTGTCTTTGGGGTTCTCATTTTGATCTATTATCGAATGTGTAG
- a CDS encoding GH92 family glycosyl hydrolase, whose translation MINKLSLLIFIFLINWSCSEKQLIENVNPFIGTDFHGHTYPGATVPFGAVQLSPDTRRGNWDACSGYHYSDSTIIGFSHTHLSGTGCIDLGDVLFHPTTDEIIFGKDGYIFKPLSFSHKNEHAEPGYYRVKSDDDILVELTATSRVGVHRYHFPKKEGKIVIDMAHLLDNEMIYKAELNVSNTTEITGMRSTKGWVDNQHVYFVAQFSQPFDRTELISSGSVVPDSKSISGDSLQSVAYFSDTKGKSVVIKVGISSVSIDNARLNLESETADLSFEQIKDRAQKEWNNALSTYKIEGGSDAERSIFYSSVYHTMVAPNLISDVNGDYRGADLKIYNSKDKPVYSTFSLWDTYRAWNPLMTITDTALVNDMINSMLNFYDQTGELPIWPLASGETGTMIGYHSVSVIWDAYNNNIRGYDAQKALQAMVVSANKNKKGTSEYLDLGFIPSDSKKESVSRLLENAYDDWCIAQMAKALGNVAVYDEFSQRALLYKNVFDGDSCFFRPRRMDGSWEPNFNTYEVGRAYTEATAWQYRFAVPHDINGLINLFGGVDEFAQGLDSLFHTSIKTEGELSDITGLHGQYAHGNEPSHHIAYLYTYANQAWKTQQMVRKLLNKMYTSSPDGIIGNEDCGQMSAWYIMSSLGFYPVCPGSAQFVLTSPLFPKATISLANGNKLEITANNPSENIYIKDVRLNGESLGQNFITYNQVMGGGKLEFLLGSDKEVVCETNVSPFSTSTIREVSIPYVSSEISFFENELDIECRSATLGAEIRYTLDGSEPTEASNLYTNPFKIDKTTDIKLRAFKVGHEASPISKYRATKAIPQNAKSVYPRKKGVAYTYYEGCFSETADMLKTGIIKKTGLCAEPTLSIAEIPDHFGLVFSGFIKVAHDGVYSFSTTSDDGSKLLINDHLVVDNDMSHGAITATGRVALKKGFHTYRLSYFEDYEGESLAWSWMLPGSEVYENINPEFLFVK comes from the coding sequence ATGATAAATAAATTGTCATTATTAATTTTCATATTTTTAATAAATTGGAGTTGTAGTGAAAAACAACTCATCGAAAATGTTAATCCATTTATAGGAACAGATTTTCATGGACACACTTACCCTGGAGCTACAGTTCCTTTTGGTGCAGTACAGCTCAGCCCCGACACACGTAGGGGAAATTGGGATGCTTGTTCGGGTTATCATTACAGCGATTCAACTATTATCGGTTTTTCGCATACTCATTTGAGCGGCACAGGTTGTATCGATTTGGGCGATGTGTTGTTTCATCCCACAACGGATGAAATTATTTTTGGGAAGGACGGGTACATTTTCAAGCCCTTGTCTTTTTCGCATAAAAATGAACATGCCGAGCCTGGCTATTATCGGGTCAAGTCCGATGATGATATCCTGGTCGAACTCACAGCCACTTCACGTGTAGGTGTCCACAGGTATCACTTTCCTAAAAAAGAGGGTAAAATCGTTATCGACATGGCTCATCTGCTCGACAATGAAATGATTTATAAAGCCGAGCTTAATGTGAGCAATACCACTGAAATTACCGGAATGCGCTCTACGAAAGGATGGGTTGACAATCAGCATGTATATTTTGTTGCACAGTTCTCTCAACCCTTCGATCGTACCGAACTCATTTCTTCGGGTTCGGTAGTGCCCGATAGCAAAAGCATCAGTGGCGATAGTTTGCAGTCTGTGGCGTATTTTTCTGATACCAAAGGTAAATCCGTAGTTATCAAGGTTGGGATTTCGTCGGTTAGTATCGACAATGCACGCCTTAATTTAGAGAGCGAAACTGCCGACCTTTCTTTTGAACAGATAAAAGATAGGGCACAAAAAGAATGGAACAATGCGTTATCTACCTATAAAATTGAAGGTGGATCTGATGCTGAAAGAAGCATTTTTTATTCCTCGGTTTACCACACTATGGTGGCGCCTAACTTGATTAGCGATGTAAATGGTGATTATAGAGGAGCTGATTTAAAAATTTACAACAGTAAAGATAAACCGGTTTATTCCACTTTTTCGTTATGGGACACCTATAGGGCATGGAATCCTTTGATGACGATTACGGATACTGCGTTGGTAAATGATATGATTAATTCGATGCTTAATTTCTACGATCAAACGGGCGAATTGCCTATATGGCCGTTGGCATCGGGCGAAACGGGAACCATGATCGGTTACCATTCGGTATCGGTTATATGGGATGCCTATAACAACAATATCCGTGGTTATGATGCGCAAAAGGCATTGCAGGCAATGGTGGTGTCCGCAAATAAAAACAAAAAAGGGACCAGTGAATATCTCGACTTGGGCTTTATTCCTTCCGATTCCAAAAAGGAATCAGTATCACGTCTGTTAGAGAATGCATATGACGATTGGTGTATCGCACAAATGGCAAAAGCACTTGGGAATGTTGCTGTTTACGATGAGTTTTCGCAACGAGCTTTGCTGTATAAAAATGTTTTTGATGGTGACAGCTGTTTTTTTAGGCCTCGCCGAATGGATGGTTCATGGGAGCCGAACTTTAATACCTACGAGGTGGGCAGGGCTTATACCGAGGCCACGGCTTGGCAATATCGTTTTGCTGTTCCTCATGATATAAATGGATTGATTAATCTATTTGGAGGAGTGGATGAATTTGCTCAAGGACTTGATTCATTATTTCATACAAGTATTAAAACCGAAGGAGAACTTTCTGATATTACGGGTTTACATGGTCAATATGCTCATGGAAACGAACCTAGCCATCATATTGCTTATTTGTATACTTATGCAAATCAAGCATGGAAAACGCAACAAATGGTAAGAAAGTTGTTGAACAAAATGTATACTTCTTCTCCTGATGGGATTATAGGGAATGAGGATTGTGGGCAAATGTCAGCATGGTATATTATGAGTAGTTTAGGATTTTATCCTGTTTGTCCCGGGAGTGCCCAGTTCGTTTTAACGAGTCCCTTATTCCCGAAAGCTACCATAAGCTTGGCCAATGGCAATAAATTGGAGATTACGGCCAACAATCCTTCCGAAAATATATATATCAAGGATGTGCGTTTAAACGGTGAGTCTCTCGGTCAAAATTTTATTACATACAATCAAGTGATGGGCGGCGGGAAACTTGAATTTCTTTTAGGTTCAGATAAGGAGGTGGTTTGTGAAACTAATGTTTCTCCATTCTCCACGAGTACAATAAGGGAGGTGTCCATCCCGTATGTTTCGAGTGAGATATCATTTTTCGAAAACGAATTAGACATTGAGTGTAGAAGCGCCACACTGGGAGCCGAAATCAGATATACTTTGGATGGCAGTGAACCTACCGAAGCTTCCAATTTATATACAAATCCGTTTAAGATCGATAAGACAACAGATATTAAGCTAAGGGCTTTTAAAGTTGGACATGAGGCTAGTCCTATCTCAAAATATAGAGCTACAAAAGCTATTCCTCAGAATGCCAAATCGGTATACCCCCGAAAAAAAGGGGTGGCCTATACTTATTATGAGGGTTGTTTTTCGGAAACTGCAGATATGCTTAAAACAGGAATTATAAAAAAGACAGGTTTATGTGCTGAACCTACGCTTTCAATTGCTGAAATACCCGATCATTTTGGGCTTGTTTTTTCGGGTTTTATCAAAGTGGCACACGATGGCGTGTATTCGTTTTCTACAACAAGTGATGATGGAAGTAAACTTCTTATCAATGATCATTTAGTGGTCGATAACGACATGTCGCACGGTGCAATTACCGCCACCGGACGTGTAGCGCTAAAAAAGGGCTTTCACACCTACAGGTTGTCGTACTTTGAGGATTATGAAGGCGAGTCCTTAGCATGGAGTTGGATGCTTCCAGGCAGTGAAGTATATGAAAACATAAACCCTGAATTCCTTTTTGTTAAATAA
- a CDS encoding metallophosphoesterase, with product MNRKSYILIVVFLFLTTFLFGKLCCAQNSKFDVSFIVTSDLHFDEPPEDHEFLHVQAINRVDGYFKYPDMLDGKETNFEGVDDLISNIRGVIISGDITNKAHPLALDFFKMRYEKGKGKKQINYDCYIGLGNHDLHPLNPLIDGEDLKRRNMMLQYVDARHKGKKAPAPVTNYDELSRNYSWDWDGVHLIQGQLYPGNTTFGQHSSLQWLEKDLATYASDGRPVVIFQHYGFIESGIEEFDGKQLEKYYNIISKYNIVGIFAGHHHVAANIKWRGIDVFHVNNVWHDSDGEASFAVVRITNKFVDVVTCKRTKEDRKLFLTGPFFSKKL from the coding sequence ATGAATAGGAAAAGTTATATTTTAATTGTTGTCTTTTTATTTTTGACAACTTTCTTGTTTGGGAAATTGTGTTGTGCCCAAAATTCGAAGTTCGATGTTTCTTTCATTGTTACATCTGATCTGCACTTTGATGAGCCTCCTGAAGATCATGAGTTTTTGCATGTACAAGCAATAAATAGAGTGGATGGATATTTTAAATATCCTGATATGTTAGATGGAAAGGAAACCAATTTTGAAGGTGTCGATGATTTGATTTCAAATATACGGGGAGTGATTATTTCTGGTGATATTACCAATAAGGCACATCCCTTGGCATTAGATTTTTTTAAGATGCGTTATGAAAAAGGAAAGGGTAAAAAACAAATAAATTACGATTGCTATATCGGACTTGGTAATCATGATCTTCATCCATTGAATCCATTAATTGATGGAGAAGATCTAAAACGTCGTAATATGATGCTTCAATATGTGGATGCTCGACATAAAGGGAAAAAGGCCCCCGCTCCCGTAACTAATTATGATGAATTATCACGCAACTATTCATGGGACTGGGATGGGGTGCATTTGATTCAAGGTCAGCTCTATCCTGGAAATACCACCTTTGGACAGCATTCCAGTCTTCAGTGGTTGGAAAAAGATCTGGCTACTTATGCCTCTGATGGAAGACCTGTGGTTATTTTTCAGCATTATGGTTTTATCGAATCTGGTATTGAGGAATTTGATGGGAAGCAACTGGAGAAATATTATAATATCATCTCAAAATACAATATCGTTGGCATATTTGCTGGTCATCATCATGTGGCCGCAAATATTAAATGGAGAGGTATTGATGTCTTTCATGTTAATAATGTATGGCATGACTCGGATGGAGAGGCCTCTTTTGCCGTGGTGCGAATAACCAATAAGTTTGTGGATGTGGTTACTTGTAAACGAACAAAAGAAGATCGCAAATTATTTCTTACAGGGCCATTCTTTTCTAAAAAATTGTAG
- a CDS encoding MGH1-like glycoside hydrolase domain-containing protein, translated as MKKIKFIPLLLLLLLMQCKSVNDNSKLESHSIAPTVSVNKSNTHNIAKAYRIALGDIFGNIQLHKSGMLQEEKSCLYAGLSYQKPWTRDAAINIWNGFGLLFPSEAKNTLLAQIDKNNEGKFVIIGQYWDKVIWSIGAWNYYLYTGDKEFLDLSYRATVNTIKDLEQEEFSPELNLFRGAAVYGDGVSAYPKIYTKDQNKTENESYSGIYEWPNRNPDLKVKIGFGLPMHALSTNCVYYKVYNVLHDMEKELTDKMDAQWEEKAEKLKESINKNFWDKDRNTYRYLVDPFGNCESQEGLGLSYAVLFGVANAEQAKSIFENTHIEPSGIPCLYPSFKRYVNKNLDSYGRHSGTVWPHVQGFWADAAMKYNQEEIFLSEFKNLTEHALRDKQFVEIYHPKTGMAYGGIQEPIHKNWEEWFCADRQSWSATAYIRMLLLDIIGMEFSKDGIGFKPYMSEDINDFRLINLKYRNVTLNIILKGTGSNIVSCKINGKEGKPFIQSSLFGVQQIEIELSDK; from the coding sequence ATGAAAAAAATAAAATTTATTCCATTACTATTACTCTTATTATTAATGCAATGTAAAAGTGTTAATGATAACAGTAAATTGGAGAGTCATTCAATTGCTCCCACTGTGAGTGTAAACAAGAGTAACACACATAATATAGCAAAGGCATATAGAATTGCTTTGGGAGATATATTTGGTAATATTCAATTACATAAATCGGGAATGTTGCAAGAGGAGAAATCTTGTTTGTATGCAGGGCTTTCTTACCAAAAACCATGGACCAGAGATGCGGCAATAAACATATGGAATGGTTTCGGATTACTTTTTCCATCAGAAGCAAAAAATACATTACTTGCTCAGATAGATAAGAATAATGAAGGAAAGTTTGTTATTATTGGGCAATACTGGGATAAGGTTATATGGTCTATTGGGGCATGGAATTATTATTTATATACAGGAGATAAGGAGTTCTTGGACCTTTCTTATAGAGCCACTGTAAATACTATTAAGGATTTGGAACAAGAGGAATTCTCTCCTGAATTAAACCTATTCAGAGGTGCTGCTGTATATGGTGATGGAGTATCTGCTTACCCAAAAATTTACACAAAGGATCAAAATAAGACTGAAAATGAATCCTATTCTGGTATTTATGAGTGGCCAAATAGGAATCCAGATCTTAAGGTTAAAATAGGGTTTGGATTACCAATGCATGCCCTTTCAACAAATTGTGTGTATTATAAAGTATATAATGTACTGCACGATATGGAAAAAGAGCTTACTGATAAGATGGATGCCCAGTGGGAAGAAAAAGCTGAAAAACTAAAGGAATCGATTAATAAAAATTTCTGGGATAAAGACAGGAATACTTATAGATATTTGGTTGATCCATTTGGAAATTGTGAATCACAGGAAGGTTTAGGTTTATCTTATGCCGTATTGTTTGGTGTCGCTAATGCTGAACAAGCTAAATCTATTTTCGAAAATACTCATATAGAACCATCAGGAATACCTTGCCTCTATCCATCTTTTAAGAGATATGTTAATAAGAATCTAGATAGTTATGGAAGACATAGCGGAACGGTTTGGCCTCATGTGCAGGGTTTTTGGGCTGATGCTGCAATGAAGTATAATCAAGAAGAAATTTTCCTTTCTGAATTTAAAAATCTAACGGAGCATGCATTAAGAGATAAGCAGTTTGTGGAAATTTATCATCCTAAAACTGGTATGGCATACGGTGGAATTCAAGAACCTATTCACAAAAACTGGGAAGAATGGTTCTGTGCAGACAGGCAGAGTTGGAGTGCTACAGCATATATTAGAATGCTACTATTGGATATTATTGGAATGGAATTTAGTAAAGATGGTATTGGTTTTAAACCATACATGTCTGAAGATATTAATGATTTTCGTCTAATTAATCTTAAGTACAGAAACGTTACTTTAAATATAATACTAAAGGGGACAGGAAGTAATATTGTGAGTTGTAAAATAAATGGTAAGGAAGGTAAGCCCTTTATTCAGAGTAGCCTATTTGGAGTACAGCAGATCGAAATAGAATTGTCTGATAAATAG
- a CDS encoding alkaline phosphatase, protein MKHISKYLLFICLFFTIESFAQSVKTENGLRSSYTGNSDYKIVQVDPGKGKKVKNVILMIADGMGLTHLSAAWVANNGKMNILDNCMHTGLSKTYCANKLITDSGAAGTAMATGHKTNYHCIGVNPEGNVLQSLTDLANNKGLSTGIVVTCGLTDATPATFCTNNIDRDREEEIALDYLSCNVDFIFGGGRNKFNMRSDNRDLMQEMKERGYQVCYSWQETQLAQEGKVFAVLEDGQLPLADERGDLFNRATQKALKNLAVNKKGFFTMFEGSRIDDCGHENDLFKLIPEIWDFDKTVGEVLKWAEKDGKTLVVILADHETGALTLTDGSLQKGEVTVNFANKGHSGIMVPVYSYGPQSNLFSGVMDNTDVFNKIKSILKL, encoded by the coding sequence ATGAAACATATCTCTAAGTACCTTCTATTTATTTGTTTGTTTTTCACTATTGAATCGTTTGCCCAGAGCGTAAAAACAGAAAATGGTTTAAGGTCAAGCTATACGGGCAATTCCGATTATAAAATAGTTCAGGTAGATCCGGGAAAGGGCAAAAAAGTCAAGAATGTGATTTTGATGATTGCTGATGGTATGGGGTTAACTCATCTTTCAGCAGCTTGGGTTGCTAATAATGGAAAAATGAATATTCTTGATAATTGTATGCATACAGGATTGTCAAAGACTTATTGTGCTAATAAATTAATTACTGATTCAGGAGCCGCTGGCACAGCTATGGCAACTGGGCATAAAACAAATTACCATTGTATTGGAGTTAATCCAGAGGGAAATGTATTGCAGTCACTTACCGATTTGGCTAATAACAAGGGACTTTCTACAGGTATCGTTGTAACCTGTGGGTTAACGGATGCTACTCCAGCTACATTTTGCACCAACAATATTGATAGGGACAGGGAAGAAGAGATTGCACTCGACTATTTAAGTTGCAATGTCGATTTTATTTTTGGCGGAGGTAGAAACAAGTTCAATATGCGCAGTGACAACCGCGATCTGATGCAAGAGATGAAGGAGAGAGGATATCAGGTTTGCTATTCTTGGCAGGAGACTCAACTTGCCCAAGAGGGGAAAGTATTTGCGGTGCTCGAAGATGGACAACTCCCCCTTGCCGATGAAAGAGGCGATCTTTTTAACAGGGCCACTCAAAAAGCTCTTAAAAATTTAGCAGTAAACAAAAAGGGATTTTTTACCATGTTTGAGGGTTCACGTATTGATGATTGTGGACACGAAAATGATTTATTTAAGTTAATTCCTGAGATTTGGGATTTTGATAAAACTGTTGGGGAGGTATTGAAATGGGCCGAGAAGGACGGTAAAACCTTGGTGGTAATATTAGCCGATCACGAAACGGGAGCTTTAACACTTACCGACGGCAGCTTGCAAAAAGGTGAAGTGACCGTAAATTTTGCTAATAAGGGGCATTCAGGCATAATGGTTCCTGTTTATTCCTACGGCCCTCAATCTAATCTGTTTTCTGGTGTAATGGATAATACAGATGTTTTTAATAAAATAAAGTCGATTTTGAAACTTTAA
- a CDS encoding MFS transporter, with the protein MKKNNLVVLLILFVFFVISFLTNILGPIIPDIIKDFKVSLSMAALLPFSFFIAYGVFSIPAGMAVERIGEKKVMGMAFVVSFIGAILFSVFPSFPVALVSLFFIGSGMAMLQVAINPLLRAAGGEEHFAFNSVAGQLAFGLASFISPHLFSYLVVNLENYSKLQEPNIVLNLFHRLTPLDLPWVSLYWIFAIISALMVVLMLVVKLPKVELQEEEKAGSWVTHISLFKNKTVILYFLAIFAYVGTEQGIANWVSKFLADYHGLDPRLEGANTISMFWGLLTVGCLLGLVLLKFLDSKLVLKLFTGAAIICLILGLFGSVSIALYAFPMVGFFASVMYSVIFSLALNSLKQNHGAFSGIMCSGIIGGACVPLIIGIIGDVIGLKGGMMFLFIPLGFIFSIGFWAKPLVSNKLINFNKE; encoded by the coding sequence ATGAAAAAAAATAATTTAGTTGTTCTACTAATTCTATTCGTATTTTTCGTCATTTCGTTTCTTACAAATATACTCGGACCGATTATTCCTGATATCATTAAGGATTTTAAAGTAAGTTTATCAATGGCTGCACTATTGCCATTTTCTTTTTTTATTGCATATGGTGTATTCTCGATTCCTGCTGGAATGGCCGTTGAAAGAATAGGAGAGAAAAAAGTCATGGGAATGGCTTTTGTTGTTTCATTTATAGGTGCAATTTTATTTTCTGTATTTCCGTCATTTCCTGTAGCACTAGTGTCATTATTTTTTATAGGATCGGGTATGGCAATGCTTCAGGTAGCTATAAATCCTTTATTAAGGGCTGCAGGTGGAGAAGAACACTTTGCATTTAATTCTGTGGCTGGGCAATTAGCGTTCGGATTAGCATCTTTTATTAGTCCGCATTTGTTTTCTTATCTAGTAGTAAACCTTGAAAATTATTCAAAATTACAAGAGCCAAACATTGTACTTAATCTATTTCATCGACTTACCCCATTGGATCTACCTTGGGTTTCCTTGTATTGGATTTTTGCGATTATTTCTGCTCTTATGGTTGTGTTGATGTTGGTTGTTAAACTGCCAAAAGTTGAACTACAGGAAGAGGAAAAAGCGGGTTCTTGGGTTACTCATATCAGTCTATTTAAAAATAAAACAGTTATACTTTACTTCTTGGCCATATTTGCTTATGTGGGTACTGAACAGGGAATTGCTAATTGGGTTTCAAAGTTTTTAGCAGATTACCATGGATTAGACCCAAGATTAGAAGGAGCAAATACGATATCAATGTTTTGGGGTTTATTAACGGTTGGGTGCTTACTTGGCCTGGTTTTATTAAAGTTTTTAGATAGTAAACTTGTTTTGAAGTTATTCACAGGAGCGGCTATAATTTGTCTAATCCTAGGACTGTTTGGATCAGTCAGTATTGCATTGTATGCTTTTCCCATGGTAGGCTTTTTTGCATCAGTAATGTACTCAGTTATTTTTTCACTAGCCTTAAACTCATTAAAGCAAAATCATGGCGCTTTTTCCGGAATAATGTGTTCGGGAATTATTGGAGGTGCATGTGTTCCGTTGATTATTGGGATTATTGGAGATGTAATTGGGTTGAAAGGCGGGATGATGTTTTTATTTATACCATTAGGTTTCATATTTAGTATTGGTTTTTGGGCTAAACCATTAGTTAGTAATAAACTTATAAACTTTAATAAAGAATAA
- a CDS encoding ROK family protein, with amino-acid sequence MKTKQAISLDLGGTAIKYALVNEAFELSNFNRIPSLANQSAKSVINQIVIAIEDCYVNAQNMGAEIVGIGIGTPGIVDDKYRTILGGADNIVGWKNIPLADIVEKKYNVPVVVENDANMMALGELASGAGINCNNVVFITVGTGIGGALFINGSLFSGHENRGTELGHIPLFVDGEDCSCGSVGCLEHYASTSALIRRFTQRCKDANLQFECDISGELIIELFNQENSLAIQCIEEHCYFLGRGVAAFINIFSPQKVIIGGGISEVGNFYISKITQTAHQFAMPDCLKNTLIESAILGNKAACIGAASLIFNSKH; translated from the coding sequence ATGAAAACAAAACAAGCAATAAGCCTTGACCTTGGCGGAACAGCTATAAAATATGCCCTCGTGAACGAGGCGTTTGAATTAAGTAATTTTAATAGGATTCCTTCTCTGGCCAATCAGTCGGCGAAAAGTGTCATCAACCAGATAGTAATTGCCATTGAAGATTGTTATGTAAATGCGCAAAATATGGGGGCGGAGATAGTTGGAATTGGAATTGGAACCCCCGGTATAGTCGATGATAAATATCGGACAATTTTAGGTGGAGCGGACAATATTGTCGGGTGGAAAAATATTCCGCTTGCTGATATCGTCGAAAAAAAATACAATGTTCCAGTTGTTGTTGAAAACGATGCCAATATGATGGCATTAGGAGAGTTGGCTTCTGGTGCAGGAATTAATTGCAATAATGTTGTGTTTATAACAGTCGGAACGGGCATAGGTGGTGCTTTATTTATCAATGGATCTCTTTTTAGTGGACATGAGAATAGGGGGACAGAATTAGGACATATTCCTCTTTTTGTTGATGGAGAGGATTGCTCATGTGGATCAGTAGGTTGTTTGGAACATTACGCTTCCACATCTGCATTAATCAGGCGATTTACCCAAAGATGCAAAGATGCAAATCTTCAATTTGAATGCGATATTAGTGGAGAATTAATTATTGAGTTATTTAATCAAGAAAATTCGCTTGCAATCCAATGCATCGAAGAACATTGTTATTTTTTGGGGAGGGGGGTTGCCGCATTCATTAATATTTTTAGTCCACAAAAAGTAATAATAGGAGGCGGAATATCAGAAGTTGGAAACTTTTACATTTCTAAAATAACTCAAACGGCTCATCAATTTGCTATGCCGGATTGTTTAAAGAATACTTTAATAGAGAGCGCAATATTAGGGAATAAAGCGGCATGTATTGGTGCCGCCTCTTTAATTTTTAATTCAAAACATTAA